In Oenanthe melanoleuca isolate GR-GAL-2019-014 chromosome 19, OMel1.0, whole genome shotgun sequence, a genomic segment contains:
- the ELN gene encoding elastin isoform X4, whose product MARQAAAPLLPGVLLLLSILPATQQGGVPGAIPGGGVPGGGFFPGAGIGGLGAGLGAAGKPPKPGAAGLFPGAAFPGGAFPGAASAAALKAAAKAGAGIGGVGGIGGPGGLGVSTGAVVPGAVQPGLGAAGKPPKIPGAGIPGAFPGGVLPGAGVRFPGVGVLPGVPTGAGVKPKAPGVGAFGGIPGLGGFGGQQPGVPLGYPIKAPKLPGGYGLPYTNGLRPGGIGAGLLAGKAGYPTGTGVGAQAAAAKAAAKLAGAGVLPGVGGIPGVAPGVGVGGIPGVGVGGPAAAAAAAKAAAKAGAFGPGAVPGVGGVPGLVPGVGGVPGAVPGVGAVPGVAGVPSAAAAAAKAAKYGAGVPGVGVGGVPGLVPGVGGVPGLVPGVGGVPGAVPGVGAVPGVAGVPSAAAAAKAAKYGAGIPGVGVGGVPGLVPGVGGVPGLVPGVGGVPGAVPGVGAVPGVAGVPSAAAAAKAAKYGAGVPGVGVGGVPGLVPGVGGVPGLVPGVGGVPGAVPGVGAVPGVAGVPSAAAAAKAAKYGAGVPGVGVGGVPGLVPGVGGVPGLVPGVGGVPGAVPGVGAVPGVAGVPSAAAAAKAAKYGAGVPGIAGVPGVPGVPGVPGVPGVPGVPGVPGVPGAVPGVGVGGPAAAAAAKAAAKAAAIGAGRVPGVGVPGVGVPGVGVPGVGVPGVGVPGVGVPGLVPGVGVPGGPAAAAKAAAKAAKYGAGGLAPGVGGLVPGVGGLVPGVGGLVPGVGGLVPGVGGVPGVGGPAGAAKAAAKAAKFGAGVGGVPGVVPGVGGVPGVAPGVGGVPGLVPGVGVPGTGILPGAGIPQVGVQPGAKPPKFGVPGVGVPGVGGLPGGLGVGGLGVGGLGAAGKPPKPGVGGPGFGVSPIFPGGVGGLGFGGKPPKPYGGALGALGFRGGAGCAAGKYCGRKRK is encoded by the exons ATGGCAAGGCAGGCAGCTGCACCCCTCCTCCCCGgagtcctcctcctcctctccatcctcccgGCTACTCAGCAAGGAG GGGTTCCTGGTGCTATCCCAGGAGGGGGAGTCCCAGGAGGAGGCTTTTTCCCAG GTGCTGGAATTGGAGGTTTGGGAGCAG GACTCGGGGCTGCAGGAAAACCTCCCAAACCAG GTGCTGCGGGACTGTTCCCCGGAGCTGCCTTCCCCGGGGGCGCGTTCCCGGGAGCCGCCTCGGCCGCGGCGCTCAAGGCTGCTGCAAAAGCTG GTGCTGGCATTGGAGGCGTGGGTGGAATTGGTGGTCCTGGTGGCCTCGGGGTCTCCACAG GTGCCGTGGTACCGGGCGCGGTGCAGCCCGGCCTGGGCGCGGCAGGGAAACCCCCTAAAATACCAG GTGCTGGGATTCCTGGAGCTTTCCCGGGCGGCGTGCTCCCCGGTGCAG GTGTTCGCTTCCCTGGTGTGGGGGTGCTGCCTGGAGTCCCCACTGGAGCTGGAGTCAAGCCTAAAGCCCCAG GAGTTGGAGCCTTTGGAGGAATCCCTG GACTGGGAGGTTTTGGAGGTCAGCAGCCCGGTGTCCCTCTGGGGTATCCCATCAAAGCTCCTAAGCTCCCAG GTGGCTATGGACTGCCCTACACCAATG GCCTCCGGCCCGGCGGGATAGGAGCCGGCCTCCTGGCAGGAAAGGCAGGATACCCCACCGGGACAG GGGTCGGCGCACAGGCGGCAGCAGCGAAGGCAGCAGCGAAACTCG CAGGAGCCGGTGTCTTGCCCGGCGTTGGCGGCATCCCGGGAGTCGCGCCCGGTGTCGGTGTGGGCGGTATCCCAGGAGTTGGAG TCGGAGGaccggcagcggcggcggcagcggcgaAGGCAGCGGCAAAGGCAGGAGCTTTTG GTCCAGGGGCAGTGCCCGGAGTCGGAGGTGTCCCTGGCCTGGTACCTGGTGTTGGAGGTGTCCCCGGGGCGGTGCCCGGCGTCGGAGCTGTCCCCGGGGTGGCAG GGGTGCCGtcggcagcagcagcagcagcaaaggcagctaaGTACG GCGCCGGCGTTCCCGGTGTCGGTGTGGGCGGCGTCCCCGGCCTGGTGCCCGGAGTCGGAGGTGTCCCTGGCCTGGTACCTGGTGTTGGAGGTGTCCCCGGGGCGGTGCCCGGCGTCGGAGCTGTCCCCGGGGTGGCAG GGGTGCCGtcggcggcagcagcagcaaaggcagctaaGTACG GCGCCGGCATTCCCGGTGTCGGTGTGGGCGGCGTCCCCGGCCTGGTGCCCGGAGTCGGAGGTGTCCCTGGCCTGGTACCTGGTGTTGGAGGTGTCCCCGGGGCGGTGCCCGGCGTCggagctgtccctggggtgGCAG GGGTGCCGtcggcagcagcagcagcaaaggcagctaaGTACG GCGCCGGCGTTCCCGGTGTCGGTGTGGGCGGCGTCCCCGGCCTGGTGCCCGGAGTCGGAGGTGTCCCTGGCCTGGTACCTGGTGTTGGAGGTGTCCCCGGGGCGGTGCCCGGCGTCGGAGCTGTCCCCGGGGTGGCAG GGGTGCCGtcggcagcagcagcagcaaaggcagctaaGTACG GCGCCGGCGTTCCCGGTGTCGGTGTGGGCGGCGTCCCTGGCCTGGTGCCCGGAGTCGGAGGTGTCCCTGGCCTGGTACCTGGTGTTGGAGGTGTCCCCGGGGCGGTGCCCGGCGTCGGAGCTGTCCCCGGGGTGGCAG GGGTGCCAtcggcagcagcagcagcaaaggcagctaaGTACG gagctggcgTTCCTGGCATCGCTGGCGTTCCTGGTGTTCCTGGTGTTCCTGGAGTTCCcggtgtccctggtgtcccaggTGTTCCCGGCGTGCCTGGggttcctggagctgtgcccgGTGTTGGAG tgggtGGCCCAGCAGCAGCGGCCGCAGCCAAGGCTGCGGCGAAAGCAGCAGCAATCG GTGCAGGACGCGTGCCCGGCGTTGGCGTGCCCGGCGTTGGCGTGCCCGGCGTTGGCGTGCCCGGAGTGGGTGTGCCTGGAGTGGGTGTGCCTGGTGTTGGCGTGCCTGGTCTGGTGCCCGGGGTCGGCGTTCCAG gagGTCCGGCAGCCGCTGCCAAAGCAGCCGCCAAAGCAGCCAAGTACG GAGCAGGTGGCCTGGCTCCCGGTGTGGGTGGCCTGGTTCCTGGAGTAGGTGGCTTGGTTCCTGGAGTAGGTGGCCTGGTTCCTGGAGTAGGTGGCCTGGTTCCTGGTGTTGGAGGTGTCCCAG GTGTTGGAggtccagcaggagcagccaaggCAGCGGCCAAGGCAGCCAAATTTG GTGCCGGGGTTGGAGGGGTGCCAGGTGTGGTGCCTGGCGTGGGCGGAGTGCCCGGAGTGGCACCTGGCGTTGGTGGCGTGCCCGGCTTGGTGCCAGGGGTGGGAGTACCTGGAACTGGCATCCTTCCTGGGGCAG GCATCCCCCAAGTAGGGGTGCAGCCTGGTGCTAAACCTCCCAAATTCG GTGTTCCTGGGGTTGGAGTCCCAGGGGTTGGTGGCCTCCCAG GTGGCCTCGGTGTCGGTGGGCTCGGAGTCGGTGGCCTCG gagctgctgggaaaccTCCCAAGCCAG
- the ELN gene encoding elastin isoform X5 codes for MARQAAAPLLPGVLLLLSILPATQQGGVPGAIPGGGVPGGGFFPGAGIGGLGAGLGAAGKPPKPGVGGLGGLGPLGLQPGAAGLFPGAAFPGGAFPGAASAAALKAAAKAGAVVPGAVQPGLGAAGKPPKIPGAGIPGAFPGGVLPGAGVRFPGVGVLPGVPTGAGVKPKAPGVGAFGGIPGLGGFGGQQPGVPLGYPIKAPKLPGGYGLPYTNGLRPGGIGAGLLAGKAGYPTGTGVGAQAAAAKAAAKLAGAGVLPGVGGIPGVAPGVGVGGIPGVGVGGPAAAAAAAKAAAKAGAFGPGAVPGVGGVPGLVPGVGGVPGAVPGVGAVPGVAGVPSAAAAAAKAAKYGAGVPGVGVGGVPGLVPGVGGVPGLVPGVGGVPGAVPGVGAVPGVAGVPSAAAAAKAAKYGAGIPGVGVGGVPGLVPGVGGVPGLVPGVGGVPGAVPGVGAVPGVAGVPSAAAAAKAAKYGAGVPGVGVGGVPGLVPGVGGVPGLVPGVGGVPGAVPGVGAVPGVAGVPSAAAAAKAAKYGAGVPGVGVGGVPGLVPGVGGVPGLVPGVGGVPGAVPGVGAVPGVAGVPSAAAAAKAAKYGAGVPGIAGVPGVPGVPGVPGVPGVPGVPGVPGVPGAVPGVGVGGPAAAAAAKAAAKAAAIGAGRVPGVGVPGVGVPGVGVPGVGVPGVGVPGVGVPGLVPGVGVPGGPAAAAKAAAKAAKYGAGGLAPGVGGLVPGVGGLVPGVGGLVPGVGGLVPGVGGVPGVGGPAGAAKAAAKAAKFGAGVGGVPGVVPGVGGVPGVAPGVGGVPGLVPGVGVPGTGILPGAGIPQVGVQPGAKPPKFGVPGVGVPGVGGLPGGLGVGGLGVGGLGAAGKPPKPGVGGPGFGVSPIFPGGVGGLGFGGKPPKPYGGALGALGFRGGAGCAAGKYCGRKRK; via the exons ATGGCAAGGCAGGCAGCTGCACCCCTCCTCCCCGgagtcctcctcctcctctccatcctcccgGCTACTCAGCAAGGAG GGGTTCCTGGTGCTATCCCAGGAGGGGGAGTCCCAGGAGGAGGCTTTTTCCCAG GTGCTGGAATTGGAGGTTTGGGAGCAG GACTCGGGGCTGCAGGAAAACCTCCCAAACCAG GGGTCGGAGGACTTGGGGGACTTGGCCCCCTTGGcctgcagccag GTGCTGCGGGACTGTTCCCCGGAGCTGCCTTCCCCGGGGGCGCGTTCCCGGGAGCCGCCTCGGCCGCGGCGCTCAAGGCTGCTGCAAAAGCTG GTGCCGTGGTACCGGGCGCGGTGCAGCCCGGCCTGGGCGCGGCAGGGAAACCCCCTAAAATACCAG GTGCTGGGATTCCTGGAGCTTTCCCGGGCGGCGTGCTCCCCGGTGCAG GTGTTCGCTTCCCTGGTGTGGGGGTGCTGCCTGGAGTCCCCACTGGAGCTGGAGTCAAGCCTAAAGCCCCAG GAGTTGGAGCCTTTGGAGGAATCCCTG GACTGGGAGGTTTTGGAGGTCAGCAGCCCGGTGTCCCTCTGGGGTATCCCATCAAAGCTCCTAAGCTCCCAG GTGGCTATGGACTGCCCTACACCAATG GCCTCCGGCCCGGCGGGATAGGAGCCGGCCTCCTGGCAGGAAAGGCAGGATACCCCACCGGGACAG GGGTCGGCGCACAGGCGGCAGCAGCGAAGGCAGCAGCGAAACTCG CAGGAGCCGGTGTCTTGCCCGGCGTTGGCGGCATCCCGGGAGTCGCGCCCGGTGTCGGTGTGGGCGGTATCCCAGGAGTTGGAG TCGGAGGaccggcagcggcggcggcagcggcgaAGGCAGCGGCAAAGGCAGGAGCTTTTG GTCCAGGGGCAGTGCCCGGAGTCGGAGGTGTCCCTGGCCTGGTACCTGGTGTTGGAGGTGTCCCCGGGGCGGTGCCCGGCGTCGGAGCTGTCCCCGGGGTGGCAG GGGTGCCGtcggcagcagcagcagcagcaaaggcagctaaGTACG GCGCCGGCGTTCCCGGTGTCGGTGTGGGCGGCGTCCCCGGCCTGGTGCCCGGAGTCGGAGGTGTCCCTGGCCTGGTACCTGGTGTTGGAGGTGTCCCCGGGGCGGTGCCCGGCGTCGGAGCTGTCCCCGGGGTGGCAG GGGTGCCGtcggcggcagcagcagcaaaggcagctaaGTACG GCGCCGGCATTCCCGGTGTCGGTGTGGGCGGCGTCCCCGGCCTGGTGCCCGGAGTCGGAGGTGTCCCTGGCCTGGTACCTGGTGTTGGAGGTGTCCCCGGGGCGGTGCCCGGCGTCggagctgtccctggggtgGCAG GGGTGCCGtcggcagcagcagcagcaaaggcagctaaGTACG GCGCCGGCGTTCCCGGTGTCGGTGTGGGCGGCGTCCCCGGCCTGGTGCCCGGAGTCGGAGGTGTCCCTGGCCTGGTACCTGGTGTTGGAGGTGTCCCCGGGGCGGTGCCCGGCGTCGGAGCTGTCCCCGGGGTGGCAG GGGTGCCGtcggcagcagcagcagcaaaggcagctaaGTACG GCGCCGGCGTTCCCGGTGTCGGTGTGGGCGGCGTCCCTGGCCTGGTGCCCGGAGTCGGAGGTGTCCCTGGCCTGGTACCTGGTGTTGGAGGTGTCCCCGGGGCGGTGCCCGGCGTCGGAGCTGTCCCCGGGGTGGCAG GGGTGCCAtcggcagcagcagcagcaaaggcagctaaGTACG gagctggcgTTCCTGGCATCGCTGGCGTTCCTGGTGTTCCTGGTGTTCCTGGAGTTCCcggtgtccctggtgtcccaggTGTTCCCGGCGTGCCTGGggttcctggagctgtgcccgGTGTTGGAG tgggtGGCCCAGCAGCAGCGGCCGCAGCCAAGGCTGCGGCGAAAGCAGCAGCAATCG GTGCAGGACGCGTGCCCGGCGTTGGCGTGCCCGGCGTTGGCGTGCCCGGCGTTGGCGTGCCCGGAGTGGGTGTGCCTGGAGTGGGTGTGCCTGGTGTTGGCGTGCCTGGTCTGGTGCCCGGGGTCGGCGTTCCAG gagGTCCGGCAGCCGCTGCCAAAGCAGCCGCCAAAGCAGCCAAGTACG GAGCAGGTGGCCTGGCTCCCGGTGTGGGTGGCCTGGTTCCTGGAGTAGGTGGCTTGGTTCCTGGAGTAGGTGGCCTGGTTCCTGGAGTAGGTGGCCTGGTTCCTGGTGTTGGAGGTGTCCCAG GTGTTGGAggtccagcaggagcagccaaggCAGCGGCCAAGGCAGCCAAATTTG GTGCCGGGGTTGGAGGGGTGCCAGGTGTGGTGCCTGGCGTGGGCGGAGTGCCCGGAGTGGCACCTGGCGTTGGTGGCGTGCCCGGCTTGGTGCCAGGGGTGGGAGTACCTGGAACTGGCATCCTTCCTGGGGCAG GCATCCCCCAAGTAGGGGTGCAGCCTGGTGCTAAACCTCCCAAATTCG GTGTTCCTGGGGTTGGAGTCCCAGGGGTTGGTGGCCTCCCAG GTGGCCTCGGTGTCGGTGGGCTCGGAGTCGGTGGCCTCG gagctgctgggaaaccTCCCAAGCCAG
- the ELN gene encoding elastin isoform X6, whose amino-acid sequence MARQAAAPLLPGVLLLLSILPATQQGGVPGAIPGGGVPGGGFFPGAGIGGLGAGLGAAGKPPKPGVGGLGGLGPLGLQPGAAGLFPGAAFPGGAFPGAASAAALKAAAKAGAGIGGVGGIGGPGGLGVSTGAVVPGAVQPGLGAAGKPPKIPGAGIPGAFPGGVLPGAGVRFPGVGVLPGVPTGAGVKPKAPGVGAFGGIPGGYGLPYTNGLRPGGIGAGLLAGKAGYPTGTGVGAQAAAAKAAAKLAGAGVLPGVGGIPGVAPGVGVGGIPGVGVGGPAAAAAAAKAAAKAGAFGPGAVPGVGGVPGLVPGVGGVPGAVPGVGAVPGVAGVPSAAAAAAKAAKYGAGVPGVGVGGVPGLVPGVGGVPGLVPGVGGVPGAVPGVGAVPGVAGVPSAAAAAKAAKYGAGIPGVGVGGVPGLVPGVGGVPGLVPGVGGVPGAVPGVGAVPGVAGVPSAAAAAKAAKYGAGVPGVGVGGVPGLVPGVGGVPGLVPGVGGVPGAVPGVGAVPGVAGVPSAAAAAKAAKYGAGVPGVGVGGVPGLVPGVGGVPGLVPGVGGVPGAVPGVGAVPGVAGVPSAAAAAKAAKYGAGVPGIAGVPGVPGVPGVPGVPGVPGVPGVPGVPGAVPGVGVGGPAAAAAAKAAAKAAAIGAGRVPGVGVPGVGVPGVGVPGVGVPGVGVPGVGVPGLVPGVGVPGGPAAAAKAAAKAAKYGAGGLAPGVGGLVPGVGGLVPGVGGLVPGVGGLVPGVGGVPGVGGPAGAAKAAAKAAKFGAGVGGVPGVVPGVGGVPGVAPGVGGVPGLVPGVGVPGTGILPGAGIPQVGVQPGAKPPKFGVPGVGVPGVGGLPGGLGVGGLGVGGLGAAGKPPKPGVGGPGFGVSPIFPGGVGGLGFGGKPPKPYGGALGALGFRGGAGCAAGKYCGRKRK is encoded by the exons ATGGCAAGGCAGGCAGCTGCACCCCTCCTCCCCGgagtcctcctcctcctctccatcctcccgGCTACTCAGCAAGGAG GGGTTCCTGGTGCTATCCCAGGAGGGGGAGTCCCAGGAGGAGGCTTTTTCCCAG GTGCTGGAATTGGAGGTTTGGGAGCAG GACTCGGGGCTGCAGGAAAACCTCCCAAACCAG GGGTCGGAGGACTTGGGGGACTTGGCCCCCTTGGcctgcagccag GTGCTGCGGGACTGTTCCCCGGAGCTGCCTTCCCCGGGGGCGCGTTCCCGGGAGCCGCCTCGGCCGCGGCGCTCAAGGCTGCTGCAAAAGCTG GTGCTGGCATTGGAGGCGTGGGTGGAATTGGTGGTCCTGGTGGCCTCGGGGTCTCCACAG GTGCCGTGGTACCGGGCGCGGTGCAGCCCGGCCTGGGCGCGGCAGGGAAACCCCCTAAAATACCAG GTGCTGGGATTCCTGGAGCTTTCCCGGGCGGCGTGCTCCCCGGTGCAG GTGTTCGCTTCCCTGGTGTGGGGGTGCTGCCTGGAGTCCCCACTGGAGCTGGAGTCAAGCCTAAAGCCCCAG GAGTTGGAGCCTTTGGAGGAATCCCTG GTGGCTATGGACTGCCCTACACCAATG GCCTCCGGCCCGGCGGGATAGGAGCCGGCCTCCTGGCAGGAAAGGCAGGATACCCCACCGGGACAG GGGTCGGCGCACAGGCGGCAGCAGCGAAGGCAGCAGCGAAACTCG CAGGAGCCGGTGTCTTGCCCGGCGTTGGCGGCATCCCGGGAGTCGCGCCCGGTGTCGGTGTGGGCGGTATCCCAGGAGTTGGAG TCGGAGGaccggcagcggcggcggcagcggcgaAGGCAGCGGCAAAGGCAGGAGCTTTTG GTCCAGGGGCAGTGCCCGGAGTCGGAGGTGTCCCTGGCCTGGTACCTGGTGTTGGAGGTGTCCCCGGGGCGGTGCCCGGCGTCGGAGCTGTCCCCGGGGTGGCAG GGGTGCCGtcggcagcagcagcagcagcaaaggcagctaaGTACG GCGCCGGCGTTCCCGGTGTCGGTGTGGGCGGCGTCCCCGGCCTGGTGCCCGGAGTCGGAGGTGTCCCTGGCCTGGTACCTGGTGTTGGAGGTGTCCCCGGGGCGGTGCCCGGCGTCGGAGCTGTCCCCGGGGTGGCAG GGGTGCCGtcggcggcagcagcagcaaaggcagctaaGTACG GCGCCGGCATTCCCGGTGTCGGTGTGGGCGGCGTCCCCGGCCTGGTGCCCGGAGTCGGAGGTGTCCCTGGCCTGGTACCTGGTGTTGGAGGTGTCCCCGGGGCGGTGCCCGGCGTCggagctgtccctggggtgGCAG GGGTGCCGtcggcagcagcagcagcaaaggcagctaaGTACG GCGCCGGCGTTCCCGGTGTCGGTGTGGGCGGCGTCCCCGGCCTGGTGCCCGGAGTCGGAGGTGTCCCTGGCCTGGTACCTGGTGTTGGAGGTGTCCCCGGGGCGGTGCCCGGCGTCGGAGCTGTCCCCGGGGTGGCAG GGGTGCCGtcggcagcagcagcagcaaaggcagctaaGTACG GCGCCGGCGTTCCCGGTGTCGGTGTGGGCGGCGTCCCTGGCCTGGTGCCCGGAGTCGGAGGTGTCCCTGGCCTGGTACCTGGTGTTGGAGGTGTCCCCGGGGCGGTGCCCGGCGTCGGAGCTGTCCCCGGGGTGGCAG GGGTGCCAtcggcagcagcagcagcaaaggcagctaaGTACG gagctggcgTTCCTGGCATCGCTGGCGTTCCTGGTGTTCCTGGTGTTCCTGGAGTTCCcggtgtccctggtgtcccaggTGTTCCCGGCGTGCCTGGggttcctggagctgtgcccgGTGTTGGAG tgggtGGCCCAGCAGCAGCGGCCGCAGCCAAGGCTGCGGCGAAAGCAGCAGCAATCG GTGCAGGACGCGTGCCCGGCGTTGGCGTGCCCGGCGTTGGCGTGCCCGGCGTTGGCGTGCCCGGAGTGGGTGTGCCTGGAGTGGGTGTGCCTGGTGTTGGCGTGCCTGGTCTGGTGCCCGGGGTCGGCGTTCCAG gagGTCCGGCAGCCGCTGCCAAAGCAGCCGCCAAAGCAGCCAAGTACG GAGCAGGTGGCCTGGCTCCCGGTGTGGGTGGCCTGGTTCCTGGAGTAGGTGGCTTGGTTCCTGGAGTAGGTGGCCTGGTTCCTGGAGTAGGTGGCCTGGTTCCTGGTGTTGGAGGTGTCCCAG GTGTTGGAggtccagcaggagcagccaaggCAGCGGCCAAGGCAGCCAAATTTG GTGCCGGGGTTGGAGGGGTGCCAGGTGTGGTGCCTGGCGTGGGCGGAGTGCCCGGAGTGGCACCTGGCGTTGGTGGCGTGCCCGGCTTGGTGCCAGGGGTGGGAGTACCTGGAACTGGCATCCTTCCTGGGGCAG GCATCCCCCAAGTAGGGGTGCAGCCTGGTGCTAAACCTCCCAAATTCG GTGTTCCTGGGGTTGGAGTCCCAGGGGTTGGTGGCCTCCCAG GTGGCCTCGGTGTCGGTGGGCTCGGAGTCGGTGGCCTCG gagctgctgggaaaccTCCCAAGCCAG
- the ELN gene encoding elastin isoform X7, with protein MARQAAAPLLPGVLLLLSILPATQQGGVPGAIPGGGVPGGGFFPGAGIGGLGAGLGAAGKPPKPGVGGLGGLGPLGLQPGAAGLFPGAAFPGGAFPGAASAAALKAAAKAGAGIPGAFPGGVLPGAGVRFPGVGVLPGVPTGAGVKPKAPGVGAFGGIPGLGGFGGQQPGVPLGYPIKAPKLPGGYGLPYTNGLRPGGIGAGLLAGKAGYPTGTGVGAQAAAAKAAAKLAGAGVLPGVGGIPGVAPGVGVGGIPGVGVGGPAAAAAAAKAAAKAGAFGPGAVPGVGGVPGLVPGVGGVPGAVPGVGAVPGVAGVPSAAAAAAKAAKYGAGVPGVGVGGVPGLVPGVGGVPGLVPGVGGVPGAVPGVGAVPGVAGVPSAAAAAKAAKYGAGIPGVGVGGVPGLVPGVGGVPGLVPGVGGVPGAVPGVGAVPGVAGVPSAAAAAKAAKYGAGVPGVGVGGVPGLVPGVGGVPGLVPGVGGVPGAVPGVGAVPGVAGVPSAAAAAKAAKYGAGVPGVGVGGVPGLVPGVGGVPGLVPGVGGVPGAVPGVGAVPGVAGVPSAAAAAKAAKYGAGVPGIAGVPGVPGVPGVPGVPGVPGVPGVPGVPGAVPGVGVGGPAAAAAAKAAAKAAAIGAGRVPGVGVPGVGVPGVGVPGVGVPGVGVPGVGVPGLVPGVGVPGGPAAAAKAAAKAAKYGAGGLAPGVGGLVPGVGGLVPGVGGLVPGVGGLVPGVGGVPGVGGPAGAAKAAAKAAKFGAGVGGVPGVVPGVGGVPGVAPGVGGVPGLVPGVGVPGTGILPGAGIPQVGVQPGAKPPKFGVPGVGVPGVGGLPGGLGVGGLGVGGLGAAGKPPKPGVGGPGFGVSPIFPGGVGGLGFGGKPPKPYGGALGALGFRGGAGCAAGKYCGRKRK; from the exons ATGGCAAGGCAGGCAGCTGCACCCCTCCTCCCCGgagtcctcctcctcctctccatcctcccgGCTACTCAGCAAGGAG GGGTTCCTGGTGCTATCCCAGGAGGGGGAGTCCCAGGAGGAGGCTTTTTCCCAG GTGCTGGAATTGGAGGTTTGGGAGCAG GACTCGGGGCTGCAGGAAAACCTCCCAAACCAG GGGTCGGAGGACTTGGGGGACTTGGCCCCCTTGGcctgcagccag GTGCTGCGGGACTGTTCCCCGGAGCTGCCTTCCCCGGGGGCGCGTTCCCGGGAGCCGCCTCGGCCGCGGCGCTCAAGGCTGCTGCAAAAGCTG GTGCTGGGATTCCTGGAGCTTTCCCGGGCGGCGTGCTCCCCGGTGCAG GTGTTCGCTTCCCTGGTGTGGGGGTGCTGCCTGGAGTCCCCACTGGAGCTGGAGTCAAGCCTAAAGCCCCAG GAGTTGGAGCCTTTGGAGGAATCCCTG GACTGGGAGGTTTTGGAGGTCAGCAGCCCGGTGTCCCTCTGGGGTATCCCATCAAAGCTCCTAAGCTCCCAG GTGGCTATGGACTGCCCTACACCAATG GCCTCCGGCCCGGCGGGATAGGAGCCGGCCTCCTGGCAGGAAAGGCAGGATACCCCACCGGGACAG GGGTCGGCGCACAGGCGGCAGCAGCGAAGGCAGCAGCGAAACTCG CAGGAGCCGGTGTCTTGCCCGGCGTTGGCGGCATCCCGGGAGTCGCGCCCGGTGTCGGTGTGGGCGGTATCCCAGGAGTTGGAG TCGGAGGaccggcagcggcggcggcagcggcgaAGGCAGCGGCAAAGGCAGGAGCTTTTG GTCCAGGGGCAGTGCCCGGAGTCGGAGGTGTCCCTGGCCTGGTACCTGGTGTTGGAGGTGTCCCCGGGGCGGTGCCCGGCGTCGGAGCTGTCCCCGGGGTGGCAG GGGTGCCGtcggcagcagcagcagcagcaaaggcagctaaGTACG GCGCCGGCGTTCCCGGTGTCGGTGTGGGCGGCGTCCCCGGCCTGGTGCCCGGAGTCGGAGGTGTCCCTGGCCTGGTACCTGGTGTTGGAGGTGTCCCCGGGGCGGTGCCCGGCGTCGGAGCTGTCCCCGGGGTGGCAG GGGTGCCGtcggcggcagcagcagcaaaggcagctaaGTACG GCGCCGGCATTCCCGGTGTCGGTGTGGGCGGCGTCCCCGGCCTGGTGCCCGGAGTCGGAGGTGTCCCTGGCCTGGTACCTGGTGTTGGAGGTGTCCCCGGGGCGGTGCCCGGCGTCggagctgtccctggggtgGCAG GGGTGCCGtcggcagcagcagcagcaaaggcagctaaGTACG GCGCCGGCGTTCCCGGTGTCGGTGTGGGCGGCGTCCCCGGCCTGGTGCCCGGAGTCGGAGGTGTCCCTGGCCTGGTACCTGGTGTTGGAGGTGTCCCCGGGGCGGTGCCCGGCGTCGGAGCTGTCCCCGGGGTGGCAG GGGTGCCGtcggcagcagcagcagcaaaggcagctaaGTACG GCGCCGGCGTTCCCGGTGTCGGTGTGGGCGGCGTCCCTGGCCTGGTGCCCGGAGTCGGAGGTGTCCCTGGCCTGGTACCTGGTGTTGGAGGTGTCCCCGGGGCGGTGCCCGGCGTCGGAGCTGTCCCCGGGGTGGCAG GGGTGCCAtcggcagcagcagcagcaaaggcagctaaGTACG gagctggcgTTCCTGGCATCGCTGGCGTTCCTGGTGTTCCTGGTGTTCCTGGAGTTCCcggtgtccctggtgtcccaggTGTTCCCGGCGTGCCTGGggttcctggagctgtgcccgGTGTTGGAG tgggtGGCCCAGCAGCAGCGGCCGCAGCCAAGGCTGCGGCGAAAGCAGCAGCAATCG GTGCAGGACGCGTGCCCGGCGTTGGCGTGCCCGGCGTTGGCGTGCCCGGCGTTGGCGTGCCCGGAGTGGGTGTGCCTGGAGTGGGTGTGCCTGGTGTTGGCGTGCCTGGTCTGGTGCCCGGGGTCGGCGTTCCAG gagGTCCGGCAGCCGCTGCCAAAGCAGCCGCCAAAGCAGCCAAGTACG GAGCAGGTGGCCTGGCTCCCGGTGTGGGTGGCCTGGTTCCTGGAGTAGGTGGCTTGGTTCCTGGAGTAGGTGGCCTGGTTCCTGGAGTAGGTGGCCTGGTTCCTGGTGTTGGAGGTGTCCCAG GTGTTGGAggtccagcaggagcagccaaggCAGCGGCCAAGGCAGCCAAATTTG GTGCCGGGGTTGGAGGGGTGCCAGGTGTGGTGCCTGGCGTGGGCGGAGTGCCCGGAGTGGCACCTGGCGTTGGTGGCGTGCCCGGCTTGGTGCCAGGGGTGGGAGTACCTGGAACTGGCATCCTTCCTGGGGCAG GCATCCCCCAAGTAGGGGTGCAGCCTGGTGCTAAACCTCCCAAATTCG GTGTTCCTGGGGTTGGAGTCCCAGGGGTTGGTGGCCTCCCAG GTGGCCTCGGTGTCGGTGGGCTCGGAGTCGGTGGCCTCG gagctgctgggaaaccTCCCAAGCCAG